Genomic window (Polaribacter batillariae):
ATTTATTTCAGCAAAATTATTCATATCAGAAATAAAGATAGATGCTTTTATAACATTTTCGAAAGACATTTTTGCAGCAGCTAAAACTTCTTTTAAATTTTCCATTACTTGTTTTGTTTCTAAAGTAATGCTGTCTAAAACCAACTCTCCTGAAATCGGGTTGATGGCTATTTGCCCAGAAGTGTATAAAGTATTTCCTGTTAATACAGCTTGACTGTAAGGCCCAATTGGAGCAGGTGCATGTTTGGTTGTAATAATTGTTTTCATATTTTTTTTGATTTAAAGATTTTAAAATTGAGCTTTCTTAGGGTTTGTTTGTTTCAAATAATTTTAATG
Coding sequences:
- a CDS encoding Rid family detoxifying hydrolase; its protein translation is MKTIITTKHAPAPIGPYSQAVLTGNTLYTSGQIAINPISGELVLDSITLETKQVMENLKEVLAAAKMSFENVIKASIFISDMNNFAEINTVYGEYFDNETAPARETVEVANLPKFVNVEISLIAVK